A genomic window from Candidatus Methylacidiphilum fumarolicum includes:
- a CDS encoding glycosyltransferase family 9 protein translates to MLIIRGGGLGDFIQTLPAVYILKNQAQPSKLDLLGTRRFGILGENRYYFDKVYDIGEASFTPLFSQDLIPRLALRDYFESVDIVLCYTPDEQGILRKNLYALGVKKVIYCPPFRGVGNVVEWLAKPIMELGIINSLDCLPPPMIFLSKDDERKALALLFGIEKENVKIAIHPGSGSQKKCWPVENWISFCQRIQKMGCRLLLIMGPAEMERKELSEIPADVRIINQDLPSVGAILKLCNLFCGHDSGITQLAMAVGCPSIALFGPTDPTIWMYPRLDKRFKILWNKDSRLTFSVDEVFNCFLKCLKEGI, encoded by the coding sequence ATGCTGATCATCAGGGGTGGAGGCTTGGGGGATTTTATACAGACTTTACCAGCCGTTTATATTTTAAAGAATCAGGCGCAACCTTCCAAGCTGGATCTCCTTGGAACTCGTAGATTTGGGATTCTAGGCGAAAATCGATACTATTTTGATAAGGTTTACGATATCGGAGAAGCTTCTTTTACCCCTCTTTTTTCTCAAGATCTTATCCCCAGATTGGCCCTTAGAGACTATTTTGAGTCGGTTGACATTGTCCTCTGTTATACCCCTGATGAACAAGGGATTTTGAGAAAAAATCTCTATGCTTTAGGAGTTAAGAAAGTGATTTACTGTCCACCTTTCAGAGGCGTAGGAAATGTTGTGGAATGGCTTGCTAAGCCCATTATGGAATTAGGCATCATAAATTCTTTAGACTGTCTTCCTCCACCAATGATATTTCTCTCTAAAGATGATGAAAGAAAGGCATTAGCCTTATTATTTGGCATAGAAAAGGAAAATGTGAAAATAGCTATTCATCCTGGAAGTGGGAGCCAGAAAAAATGTTGGCCAGTAGAAAATTGGATCTCTTTTTGTCAACGCATACAAAAAATGGGCTGTCGTCTTCTCTTGATAATGGGGCCAGCTGAAATGGAGAGAAAAGAGTTAAGTGAGATTCCAGCTGATGTAAGAATAATAAATCAAGATCTTCCTTCTGTGGGTGCTATTCTCAAATTGTGTAACTTATTCTGTGGGCATGATAGCGGTATAACACAGTTGGCTATGGCTGTTGGATGTCCTTCGATTGCTTTATTTGGTCCAACTGACCCCACTATTTGGATGTACCCAAGACTAGACAAAAGATTCAAAATATTGTGGAATAAAGATAGCAGACTAACATTTAGCGTAGATGAAGTTTTTAATTGTTTTTTAAAATGTTTAAAAGAAGGTATTTAA
- a CDS encoding aminotransferase class V-fold PLP-dependent enzyme, giving the protein MLKGSIEDILSIENLRNTLFPVTRNRIFMAHAAVSPLPAPSAEKISAAAFESSDWSQETESFFETITKARETAAKLINAKPSEIALLGPTALGLNLVANGIPWKPGDEVVYYPDDYPTNVYPWKNLEKFGVKTVPLCPEEPGKITLPLLLNVLNSKTKLVALASCHYLSGYLLDYKEIGKALHDRGILFSLDGIQSLGISTMDAEYFDFLSADSHKWLLGPLGAGIFYCKESLQDYLAPSLLGAWNVKSPHFIAQETMELEKGARRYESGALYALGIIGMEASMDLLLAIGIDKIRERILFLHQYLRESLNRIGWKCLSDDFPIERCSGIVSATAAGVDPTELLAKLKSQGIIISFRMDRNKNWYIRFSPHFYNTEDEINRAIEILSHKD; this is encoded by the coding sequence ATGCTAAAAGGTTCGATAGAAGATATTCTTTCCATAGAAAATTTAAGAAATACGCTTTTCCCGGTAACCCGCAATAGAATTTTCATGGCTCATGCGGCCGTTTCTCCTTTGCCCGCTCCTTCGGCAGAAAAGATATCAGCAGCCGCATTTGAGTCTTCTGATTGGAGCCAAGAAACAGAATCATTTTTTGAAACCATTACAAAAGCCAGAGAAACAGCTGCAAAATTGATCAATGCTAAGCCCTCCGAAATAGCTTTGCTAGGTCCTACCGCTCTTGGACTTAATTTGGTAGCCAATGGCATCCCATGGAAACCAGGGGATGAAGTTGTCTATTATCCAGATGATTATCCGACCAATGTCTATCCATGGAAAAATCTTGAAAAATTTGGGGTTAAAACCGTTCCTTTATGTCCTGAGGAACCAGGCAAAATAACTTTGCCTCTGCTTTTAAATGTCCTTAACTCCAAAACAAAGCTTGTAGCCCTTGCTAGTTGTCATTATCTTTCAGGTTATCTTTTGGATTACAAAGAAATTGGCAAAGCGCTTCATGATAGGGGCATTTTATTCAGTTTAGATGGGATACAGTCCTTAGGCATTTCAACCATGGACGCTGAATATTTTGATTTTCTCAGTGCTGATTCTCATAAGTGGCTTCTAGGTCCTCTTGGAGCTGGGATATTCTATTGCAAAGAATCTTTACAAGACTACCTAGCTCCTTCTTTGCTTGGAGCATGGAATGTCAAGTCTCCCCATTTTATTGCCCAGGAAACTATGGAATTAGAAAAAGGAGCTCGACGCTATGAAAGTGGGGCTCTCTATGCCTTAGGCATTATTGGAATGGAGGCTTCGATGGATCTTTTGCTTGCCATCGGTATAGATAAAATCAGAGAAAGGATTCTTTTTCTGCATCAGTATCTTAGAGAAAGTCTAAATCGAATTGGTTGGAAATGCTTGTCTGATGATTTTCCCATTGAGCGATGTTCTGGAATAGTTTCTGCAACAGCAGCTGGTGTTGATCCTACAGAACTGCTTGCCAAATTAAAATCTCAAGGAATAATAATTTCTTTTCGGATGGATAGGAATAAAAATTGGTATATTCGGTTTTCTCCGCACTTTTATAACACCGAAGATGAAATTAATAGAGCCATTGAAATCCTGTCTCATAAAGACTGA
- a CDS encoding prephenate dehydratase, producing MKVEQMDDRKQVNKKVGYLGPEATFSHLVVKKRFPDWQHHSLGSIEDIIEFVKTFADGEERIGLIPIENSTGGMILESVDLLLEEDFHLYIQEELSLNVQLALIGRKGQEIKEIYSHPTPLFYCRKWLKTKFPLAKIQKTASTSEAARIVSENPYSAALSTRLASEIYKLDILEFPVLEGNVNLTQFFVLSLFPYFGSTAETTIVFSVKDEPGSLCSFLEPFRDGKLNIKRIVSRPIPGKLNTYLFLLSVQAGKESVALEKALQKAEKFAIWIKSLGSYPIRETFNV from the coding sequence ATGAAAGTGGAGCAAATGGACGACAGAAAACAGGTGAATAAAAAGGTCGGGTATTTGGGACCCGAAGCGACTTTTTCTCATCTTGTAGTCAAGAAAAGATTCCCTGATTGGCAACACCATTCTCTGGGCTCTATAGAGGATATTATTGAATTTGTCAAGACATTTGCCGATGGAGAAGAAAGGATCGGATTGATTCCAATCGAAAATTCCACTGGAGGAATGATTCTTGAATCGGTTGATTTGCTTTTGGAAGAAGACTTCCATCTTTATATTCAAGAAGAGCTTTCGTTGAATGTCCAATTAGCATTGATTGGAAGAAAAGGTCAAGAAATCAAAGAGATTTATTCCCATCCTACTCCTCTTTTTTATTGCAGGAAATGGCTGAAAACAAAATTTCCACTCGCTAAAATACAAAAGACTGCTAGTACTTCAGAAGCAGCGAGAATAGTTTCTGAAAATCCTTATTCTGCGGCACTTTCAACTCGTTTAGCTTCAGAAATTTATAAGCTTGACATCCTTGAGTTTCCTGTACTTGAAGGCAATGTCAATCTCACCCAATTTTTTGTCTTAAGTCTTTTTCCTTATTTTGGATCTACTGCCGAAACCACTATAGTTTTTTCAGTAAAAGATGAACCTGGAAGTTTGTGTTCATTTTTAGAACCTTTCAGGGATGGGAAATTGAACATCAAAAGGATTGTTTCCAGGCCTATTCCTGGAAAATTGAATACGTATCTATTTTTGTTATCGGTTCAAGCAGGCAAAGAGTCGGTTGCTTTGGAAAAGGCTCTTCAAAAGGCAGAAAAATTTGCCATTTGGATTAAATCTTTAGGGTCTTATCCCATAAGAGAAACCTTTAATGTTTAA
- a CDS encoding carbon-nitrogen hydrolase, which produces MVRVALIQSIGAVDPTQGLAHHLELISQAKELGAEIICTQELFKTRYFCNRIDSEFFSWAEDINGPTLQCFMEIAKKLNVVLIGSIFEKRAPGLYHNTAIVVDADGSYLGCYRKAHIPDDPGYFEKYYFTAGENDFPVFQTRYARIGVLICWDQWFPEAARIAALKGAQIIFYPTAIGWLVEEKMVFGQDQLTAWLTIQRAHAIANGIFVASINRTGLEGDEKSRCIEFWGRSFLVDPFGRIIKQAGEKEEILVGELDFSLIEKTRINWPFLRDRRIDLYEQITRRYFP; this is translated from the coding sequence ATGGTAAGGGTAGCTCTTATTCAAAGCATTGGAGCTGTTGATCCAACTCAAGGACTGGCTCATCATTTGGAACTAATTAGCCAAGCTAAAGAACTCGGCGCAGAGATTATTTGTACTCAGGAACTTTTTAAAACTCGTTATTTTTGTAATCGAATTGATTCTGAATTTTTTAGTTGGGCTGAAGACATTAATGGTCCTACCCTTCAGTGCTTCATGGAAATTGCTAAAAAACTTAATGTTGTATTGATTGGATCGATTTTTGAAAAGCGGGCTCCTGGATTATATCATAATACGGCTATTGTAGTGGATGCAGATGGAAGCTATTTGGGCTGTTATAGAAAAGCACATATTCCGGATGATCCAGGTTATTTTGAAAAATACTATTTTACAGCTGGAGAGAACGATTTTCCTGTTTTCCAGACCCGTTATGCAAGAATTGGAGTCTTAATTTGTTGGGATCAATGGTTTCCAGAAGCAGCTAGAATCGCTGCCTTAAAGGGGGCTCAGATAATTTTTTATCCTACAGCTATCGGTTGGCTTGTAGAAGAAAAAATGGTCTTTGGACAAGATCAGTTGACCGCTTGGCTAACTATTCAGCGAGCACATGCCATTGCCAACGGAATTTTTGTAGCTTCCATTAATCGAACTGGGCTAGAAGGTGACGAAAAGAGTCGCTGTATTGAATTTTGGGGGAGAAGTTTTTTGGTTGATCCCTTTGGTAGAATCATCAAACAAGCTGGAGAAAAAGAAGAAATTCTGGTTGGAGAACTGGATTTTAGTCTCATAGAGAAGACAAGAATAAATTGGCCTTTTTTACGTGATCGGAGGATCGACCTTTATGAACAGATCACTCGAAGATATTTTCCTTAA
- a CDS encoding Slp family lipoprotein, translating into MLFFFLSLFLLGGCSISPMTGSYRHKASKQPSFSLLSARPSAFIGQNVLLGGVIQRCMNHEGESLMLVIQKPLDPSTDKPIVQSPSKGKFYLWYRGKVDPKVYSTGKTITVAGKIVSPFKTSIETPHYLIVEGEEFFLWPKESLPSYTPKVPTKTILENVWEPVGFEPWTTGWGEGWW; encoded by the coding sequence ATGTTATTTTTTTTTCTTAGCCTTTTCCTACTTGGAGGCTGTTCGATCAGCCCCATGACAGGATCCTATCGTCACAAAGCTAGCAAACAACCCTCATTTTCTTTATTGTCAGCTCGTCCTAGCGCATTCATCGGCCAAAATGTTCTTTTAGGGGGAGTCATCCAACGATGTATGAACCATGAAGGAGAAAGTTTGATGTTGGTTATTCAAAAACCTTTAGATCCCTCAACAGACAAGCCAATAGTACAATCTCCTTCCAAAGGAAAATTCTATCTATGGTACAGAGGAAAAGTCGATCCCAAAGTCTATTCAACCGGCAAAACGATTACAGTTGCTGGAAAGATCGTCTCTCCATTTAAAACTAGTATAGAGACCCCACATTATTTAATCGTAGAAGGGGAGGAGTTTTTTCTATGGCCCAAAGAATCGCTCCCTTCTTATACCCCAAAAGTTCCCACAAAAACCATTCTAGAAAATGTATGGGAACCGGTTGGATTTGAACCATGGACAACAGGATGGGGAGAAGGATGGTGGTAG
- the nifS gene encoding cysteine desulfurase NifS — MTRFIYLDNNATTPVDPEVLKEMVPFFSVYYGNPSSPYRLGQEAKQYVKKSRIALARFLGCEEEEIVFTSCGTESNNAAILSALRTTGKKRVITTATEHSAIYELCVDLEKRGFEVLRIGVNASGLLKLEEIEKLLTADTAIVSVMWANNETGVVFPVEQIAAMCQEKGVLFHTDAVQAIGKIPIDLSKVPVDFLSLTGHKFYAPKGIGALFIRKGKQFEPFMRGGSQEMHRRAGTENVPAIIGMGKAIELLSQNMEEDNKRILQLRNLLESRILEEIPFTRVNGDKEHRIVNTTNIFFEGVDSETLLFDLDQKGIYASGGSACTTGSLKPSRVLTAMGLNPIEAKSSVRFSLGRYNTEEEIHRAVDEIKNSVEKIRKKLPRSS, encoded by the coding sequence ATGACCAGATTCATATACTTGGATAACAATGCTACTACTCCTGTTGATCCTGAAGTCCTTAAGGAAATGGTTCCATTTTTTTCTGTCTACTATGGGAACCCTTCCAGTCCTTATCGACTAGGGCAGGAAGCCAAGCAGTATGTAAAAAAATCAAGGATTGCTCTTGCTCGATTTTTAGGTTGCGAAGAAGAAGAAATTGTTTTCACTAGCTGTGGGACTGAATCAAATAATGCTGCGATTTTGTCTGCGCTTCGAACAACAGGGAAAAAAAGAGTCATTACAACGGCCACGGAACATTCCGCCATTTATGAGTTATGCGTTGACTTGGAGAAAAGAGGGTTTGAAGTTCTGAGAATTGGGGTGAATGCATCTGGTTTATTAAAGCTGGAAGAGATAGAAAAACTTCTGACTGCGGATACAGCTATTGTCTCTGTTATGTGGGCAAATAACGAGACCGGTGTGGTTTTTCCTGTCGAGCAAATCGCAGCAATGTGTCAAGAAAAGGGGGTGTTATTTCATACCGATGCGGTGCAGGCGATTGGGAAAATTCCGATTGATCTATCAAAGGTTCCCGTTGATTTTCTTTCTTTGACTGGTCATAAGTTTTACGCACCAAAAGGGATTGGTGCCTTGTTCATTCGTAAAGGAAAACAGTTTGAACCTTTTATGCGAGGAGGATCTCAAGAGATGCATCGTCGGGCTGGAACAGAAAATGTCCCGGCCATTATTGGAATGGGTAAAGCTATAGAGCTCCTCTCTCAGAACATGGAAGAAGATAATAAGCGGATTTTGCAGCTTAGGAATCTTTTAGAATCGAGAATCTTAGAAGAAATTCCTTTTACGAGAGTCAATGGCGATAAAGAGCATAGAATTGTTAATACGACAAATATCTTTTTTGAGGGCGTAGATTCAGAAACCCTTCTTTTTGATCTTGACCAAAAAGGCATCTATGCTTCTGGTGGATCGGCTTGCACAACAGGTTCATTGAAGCCATCTAGGGTATTGACAGCCATGGGTCTAAATCCTATAGAAGCCAAATCAAGTGTTCGTTTTTCTTTAGGAAGGTATAATACTGAAGAAGAGATCCATAGAGCTGTTGACGAGATTAAAAATTCTGTGGAAAAAATAAGAAAAAAATTACCGAGGTCTTCGTAG
- a CDS encoding agmatine deiminase family protein — translation MFPAEWERHRATWLTWPRKESISFPGLFQAAEEIWVQLALAISQDELVRINVFDKTQFVEVENLIKERGGAINKKIFLYENPAYEPWCRDHGPIFVRNEEEIAIVDFIYNAWGGKYPPYDLDDRVPERIGKYLGMRVFSPGIVVEGGAIDSNGNGVLLASRKSIDNPNRNPGVGLKEIEKIFYEFLGIKKVIWLEAEIMGDDTDGHVDQYSRFVSVNTIACAFERNASDSNYLSLRKNIEQLTKECDYHGKPFEIVEVPMPNPVIRSGMRLPASYLNFYLTNHSLFIPIFEDPMDEIAQEILQGLFPERKICPFFAKDLVWGLGAIHCITQQEPGW, via the coding sequence ATGTTCCCAGCTGAATGGGAAAGGCATAGAGCAACTTGGCTTACTTGGCCTAGAAAGGAAAGTATTAGTTTTCCAGGACTTTTCCAAGCAGCTGAAGAAATCTGGGTTCAACTGGCTTTGGCTATCTCCCAAGATGAGTTGGTGAGAATAAACGTGTTTGATAAAACGCAGTTTGTTGAGGTAGAAAATCTAATCAAAGAGCGGGGGGGAGCAATCAACAAAAAAATTTTCTTATACGAAAATCCCGCATATGAACCATGGTGTAGGGATCATGGGCCGATTTTTGTACGCAACGAAGAGGAAATAGCGATTGTGGATTTTATTTATAATGCCTGGGGTGGAAAATATCCCCCCTATGATCTGGATGATCGTGTTCCTGAAAGAATTGGAAAATACCTAGGTATGCGGGTTTTTTCCCCTGGGATTGTTGTAGAAGGAGGGGCTATCGACTCCAACGGCAATGGTGTGCTTCTTGCTTCCAGAAAAAGTATTGATAATCCCAATAGGAATCCTGGAGTTGGCCTAAAAGAAATCGAAAAGATATTTTATGAATTTCTTGGAATAAAGAAAGTTATTTGGCTAGAGGCAGAAATCATGGGGGATGATACCGATGGCCATGTGGATCAGTACAGCAGGTTTGTGAGTGTAAATACCATAGCTTGCGCATTTGAAAGAAATGCTTCGGATAGCAATTATCTTAGTCTTCGAAAGAATATCGAACAATTAACTAAAGAATGTGATTACCACGGGAAGCCTTTTGAAATTGTCGAAGTGCCAATGCCAAATCCTGTCATAAGAAGTGGGATGAGATTGCCCGCTTCGTATTTAAATTTTTATCTGACAAATCATTCCCTCTTTATTCCTATTTTTGAAGATCCAATGGATGAAATAGCTCAAGAAATTTTGCAAGGTCTTTTTCCCGAAAGAAAAATTTGTCCTTTTTTTGCCAAAGATTTAGTTTGGGGATTGGGAGCCATTCACTGCATAACTCAACAAGAACCTGGTTGGTAA
- the mobA gene encoding molybdenum cofactor guanylyltransferase MobA: MQIDIDGVILCGGQGKRMGGKEKGLLLLKGKPLFVYAAEKLAPRVKTLWISANRFLDEYAKYGWPVIKDCVEKLGPLGGIYSVLLQIQSPLLFVLPCDCPFFEVGWEKVILEKLLSSSASVAYISDGQKEQFLFALFKKSALSPLEEYLLSGQRQVEGFYRKVAALNVNWADASQRFFNINTLEAFEEANKMFDWMDKKLSECKNKL, translated from the coding sequence ATGCAAATTGACATCGATGGTGTCATTCTTTGCGGAGGGCAAGGCAAACGGATGGGGGGAAAAGAAAAGGGGCTTTTACTGCTTAAAGGAAAACCATTATTTGTTTATGCTGCTGAAAAACTTGCACCAAGGGTAAAAACCCTTTGGATCAGTGCCAACCGTTTTCTCGATGAATATGCTAAATATGGTTGGCCTGTTATAAAAGACTGTGTAGAAAAGCTGGGACCATTAGGAGGGATCTATTCAGTTCTTCTGCAAATACAAAGTCCTTTGTTGTTCGTTCTTCCATGTGATTGTCCTTTTTTTGAAGTTGGATGGGAGAAAGTCATTCTAGAAAAACTCCTTTCTTCTTCTGCTTCGGTTGCTTATATTTCGGATGGACAAAAAGAACAGTTTCTTTTTGCTCTTTTTAAAAAATCTGCATTGTCACCGCTAGAAGAATACTTGCTTTCAGGACAGCGGCAAGTCGAAGGTTTTTATCGAAAGGTTGCAGCACTTAATGTGAATTGGGCTGATGCCTCGCAAAGATTTTTTAACATTAATACTCTTGAAGCATTTGAGGAAGCCAATAAGATGTTTGATTGGATGGATAAAAAGTTAAGTGAATGCAAAAACAAGCTATAG
- a CDS encoding molybdopterin molybdotransferase MoeA: MNQQPLTYIPIAQALEIIEKTINEIKGDKLLSLEESLNSITAEDIFSPIAFPPFDISMMDGYAFCSEALLENKEKEFLTAAEVYAGMPILEDFHPNQCVKVATGAVVPKPFDLVVVQEEIHAENGRIKIKGSYKKGENIRKAGDEIKKGELLFHKGIKVDPRTINLLATLGITHLRVKPKPVVYLLSTGTELKTVGATLEMGQLYDSNRIFLSNALKELGVEVIGGNIIADDMEELEKEMDKAKRCNANLILSTGGLSVGEKDFVARFIDTQCKVYFKKIAIKPGRPFSFASFHGIPFIALPGNPAAVVVCFYELVRKAVAKLMGWSRNPFLKFQAHLAMDVAKKQGRAEYYFAKEEDCRGKIMVHPVSLTDPSGVFSATKADVLICLAQDLSLVPKNTLVDCMRL; the protein is encoded by the coding sequence ATGAATCAGCAACCTCTTACTTATATTCCCATTGCTCAAGCCTTAGAGATAATAGAGAAAACTATTAACGAAATTAAAGGGGATAAACTACTTTCCTTAGAAGAATCATTAAACTCAATCACTGCTGAGGATATTTTTTCCCCTATTGCCTTTCCTCCTTTTGATATCTCTATGATGGATGGGTATGCTTTTTGTTCAGAAGCACTTTTAGAAAATAAAGAAAAAGAGTTTTTAACGGCAGCTGAAGTGTATGCAGGTATGCCCATTTTGGAAGATTTTCATCCCAATCAATGCGTTAAAGTAGCCACAGGGGCAGTTGTTCCTAAACCCTTTGATCTGGTTGTCGTCCAAGAAGAGATTCATGCTGAGAATGGCCGAATCAAAATAAAAGGTTCCTATAAAAAGGGTGAAAATATCCGAAAAGCCGGAGATGAAATCAAAAAAGGGGAATTGCTTTTTCATAAAGGGATAAAAGTAGATCCCAGAACGATCAATCTTTTAGCAACTTTAGGTATTACTCACCTAAGAGTGAAACCCAAACCGGTTGTGTACTTGTTAAGCACGGGGACTGAACTTAAAACAGTTGGGGCAACTCTTGAGATGGGCCAGCTTTATGATAGCAATAGGATTTTTCTATCCAATGCTTTAAAGGAGCTTGGAGTGGAGGTGATTGGTGGAAATATAATAGCTGATGATATGGAAGAACTAGAAAAGGAAATGGATAAGGCCAAGAGGTGCAATGCCAATCTTATATTATCTACTGGAGGATTATCTGTTGGAGAAAAAGATTTTGTTGCTAGGTTTATTGATACACAATGTAAAGTTTATTTTAAAAAAATTGCTATTAAGCCTGGCCGTCCCTTCTCCTTTGCTTCTTTTCATGGAATTCCATTTATAGCTCTTCCTGGGAATCCTGCAGCTGTTGTGGTCTGTTTTTATGAACTGGTAAGAAAGGCTGTTGCCAAACTCATGGGATGGTCTAGGAATCCGTTTTTAAAATTTCAGGCGCATCTAGCAATGGATGTAGCAAAAAAACAGGGGAGAGCAGAATACTATTTTGCAAAAGAAGAGGATTGCCGAGGCAAAATAATGGTTCATCCGGTGTCGTTGACAGATCCTTCAGGGGTTTTTTCTGCGACAAAAGCAGATGTTCTTATTTGTTTGGCTCAAGATTTGAGCCTCGTCCCCAAAAATACACTTGTAGATTGTATGCGACTTTGA
- the mobB gene encoding molybdopterin-guanine dinucleotide biosynthesis protein B: protein MQKQAIAIVGFVGRSGCGKTTLICKLVALLTSKGYKVGALKHAHKGFQMDCPGKDSFKFKDSGASSVCIISEKQAAMIVDCECSQQMILNAFFDLMRSFRYHFILIEGFKKDPFPKFCFIDRIEQGEEVLQETDNCLGFITEQRAPISSYKNLPVFFRDDASAISSFLLDARLPLL from the coding sequence ATGCAAAAACAAGCTATAGCTATTGTTGGCTTTGTAGGGAGAAGCGGTTGTGGAAAAACCACACTAATATGTAAACTTGTTGCATTGCTTACTTCTAAAGGCTATAAAGTTGGGGCTTTAAAGCATGCCCATAAAGGATTTCAAATGGATTGTCCTGGAAAAGATAGTTTTAAGTTTAAAGATTCTGGAGCTTCAAGCGTCTGTATCATTTCGGAAAAGCAAGCGGCAATGATTGTGGATTGTGAGTGTTCTCAACAAATGATTCTCAATGCATTTTTTGATCTGATGCGATCTTTTAGGTATCATTTTATCTTAATCGAAGGTTTTAAAAAGGATCCATTCCCGAAGTTTTGTTTTATCGATAGGATTGAACAAGGGGAAGAAGTGTTGCAAGAAACAGATAATTGCCTTGGATTTATTACAGAACAAAGAGCACCGATAAGTTCTTATAAAAACTTACCCGTTTTTTTTAGAGACGATGCATCGGCTATAAGTTCTTTTTTGTTAGATGCCAGACTTCCTTTACTTTAG
- a CDS encoding histidinol-phosphatase HisJ family protein, producing MLFDYHLHTPLCGHAVGEPSEYVKVAIEKGLIEVGFADHNPMPHYFDNWRMSLDQLDEYFQLIEETRNKFPNYPIRLGLECDFLLGYEKHIQFLSTLAPWDYLIGSVHYISKDWDIDNPSKLNKWDEYSVEAVWTEYFSLYTKMACSGLFDFLAHPDLVKKFNRKPQQDLSFFYKEAINAMADHHLAFEINTAGLRKPVQEIYPEKRFLEMAYEKKIPILICSDAHSPAEVGSDFDKALCLVKEVGYSELTLFNSRKKVVYPL from the coding sequence ATGCTTTTTGACTATCATCTTCATACTCCACTGTGTGGCCATGCTGTTGGAGAACCGTCGGAGTATGTTAAAGTGGCAATAGAAAAGGGACTAATAGAAGTGGGGTTTGCTGATCATAATCCTATGCCACATTATTTCGACAACTGGAGAATGTCTCTTGACCAGCTCGATGAATATTTCCAACTGATCGAAGAAACAAGAAACAAATTTCCAAATTATCCTATTAGACTTGGATTAGAGTGTGATTTTCTTTTGGGTTATGAAAAGCATATTCAGTTTTTATCGACTTTAGCTCCCTGGGACTATCTTATAGGCTCCGTCCACTATATTTCCAAGGATTGGGACATTGATAATCCCTCAAAATTAAACAAATGGGATGAATATTCAGTTGAAGCCGTCTGGACCGAATATTTTTCTTTGTATACAAAGATGGCTTGTTCGGGACTTTTCGATTTTTTGGCACATCCTGACTTGGTAAAAAAATTTAACCGGAAACCCCAACAAGATCTTTCTTTTTTTTATAAAGAAGCTATTAATGCGATGGCTGATCATCATCTTGCTTTTGAAATTAATACGGCGGGTCTCAGAAAGCCAGTTCAAGAAATCTATCCAGAAAAACGCTTTCTAGAAATGGCTTATGAAAAAAAAATTCCTATTTTAATTTGTTCTGATGCCCATAGTCCTGCTGAAGTCGGCAGTGACTTTGATAAAGCTCTTTGCCTAGTCAAAGAGGTAGGTTATAGCGAGCTGACGCTATTCAATTCAAGGAAAAAAGTCGTTTATCCTTTATAA